The DNA region atttttggtagtgatattttctaaaagtagccgcatattctcgtaagattctttcattacAGTTTCACGAGataacagtattgatgggagctcatttccattctttatgagattagcctttaacataacctaggaggaatggatgaacaaacgctaattatctttgtttaattcaaaatgaagagtatccataacacagagaacatcattgcaaatagcaaatcgttttttggagaataaacaaaattaaattcgtcatggcgagagcgggTCATCTAAAGTTTCGTATTTGGatgcaacaattttcaaccctttaatcgtgatcctaagatttcaccctgctttttggataacATATAAATCGTGCACTAAATAATTTAAATCCTCTTACGCTATGAAATGAGgtccagcagatttactcggtccaaaatttgggtccttcgagtctccgaatccttcattatcacgttcttgattactttctgaatctttgctaagattaacatactccattggttacggcacttttaaatattcggagtgagggaacggtagtatcgctgattcaaagttgtctggatattttactgagTGTTTTGGCTTTGTTggaattcctttcatttttgaaattgcaatatcatctgccaaatcatggggacggcaaactccttgtgacatttttttgtccaaccactaagaagccctacactggtgccacacaacacatggggagcccatgcTCTACCTTGGCTACCctacaggcagtcaaaataaagcttataacaatgtctggaaaagggaataattttccacctttgagccttaaaagtaatttcaccgtatacataacgaaagtcatcaggatggttcacgcactatctaaaTACCCTGGCCTGATTAAAACTGGCCACTTATCAGCGATTAAATTGTAATaacctgtaatttcctgcgatcatcgaaattctccatcttctactatcttcagagaaagcaaacgtcttcacGCTTCTACAACTGGTCAAATGATGATGTGAAGTGGCAGCTGAGGcagtattgctttgaacaaaacggtaGGATAGTacgattttaaacatattttgacagaaTAGGAAGGCATAACATCGTAGGACAATATGTTTTTTCaggaatgttttattttcactttctcatgctatcacgatacataaatgaattaatttactactttcgtaaaagaaataaacaaatactaagctgtcctaaagaaactagatgcGATAAAAAGAATCTATCCCGGATTCGGAATAAGCGcgaaaaatacgtctaagatcactCAACATCGTCTCTAGAAAAAAATCTATGTTGACCGGTCatgcctaaacaattatcactttaaaaagttttagtgcgtcaattgcgactgaaaatttcttcaatgatatgcacatgattgctacaaatttaattgacaactcatattttttcgaggtaaattacataaatcgtaaaacaaaactaacattttattttttcctatccagagacaaaaaaattattttctgcagtttgatgCCTCACTTTTTTCAGtgtatttgaaaacaaatttttaaaattaaaacaatgcatgaaattctgctgccaaattacctacttttgaaaatatttaagagttaaataaaatatctaaattaatgtagcaaaaatgaaagacaaaaaaatatactccaatgaattctcacttcacttgggacaatatctctccttttattagaTTCTAAATCTCAGCAGCACCTtgatgtattataatatgtcagcgTCAACATATCCGGTTGTTCATCTACGTCCTAATCGGTTAcatctcaggtggaggtcttctccgattgttcaatgcctcattacccACCCTGTTGTGTTTCTTCGAGTAGcatacggtacttcaatttttattctccctttgctatgtttccgctactgttaagcctgccctcaacaagctgactacttttccctctttcgcctgccgacaaaggtatcttcaattaagataggaaaatatccttcgaaataaaggaaaacgcgttctggcaatgtgcacggcagtccttccagaaaagctaaaacttttcaaaacaaatgcattcaaatgcgtggcccgccgaatattctcgttgactgtcttgtttacgttAAGAGAAAGCTTGATATGGCCCTAGTGATTTaagtcgtttcgttgagataggcgaaggaaaattcagaggagcgttcccaatgtgcgcttataatgccgtcgaatgcgtctctattctacggatttcatcgccagtcatgctttgggttgcgggagactcaggtCGCGTACTTGGACGGAGAAGgcaggaaatggtttgccttgtttgaatttccctcactgaccaaagaatagcaacccactggaaaggaaacccactaacccgcggagcgatagtggcggcgctaactttgtcgggatacttttttcccccatagtaccttactccggctttttcaatgccatattttttatggccttcggaatgatGAACACATCTCTAAACTACAAGtagttccgttgaatgggccttagtttggctgtaattaattaattttcatgcggtattttcacaagccgtatataatttcaaaatttcgctCCACTCACAAGATGGGTCAGGTAGGGAAGCGGTAGCGCACGAATTCTCACCCAGGGGTCGGGGGTTAGGGCTTCTTCTTGGTAGTTTaatttgttgtcttcattgtgatcatacggcgtcaagtttttcatttattttaattgcagcagGCATAGACAggcaattttttatcatcataatggcgtttaggtatttcatcagtgtcatttcaaacgctgagatacgacgactacactagccaGGGTTGGTGTGCActaaatattcactttttcttttcttatgctgatcaacttccacattaaaaatgaaaaccactcttgcgacAGCAAATATCATTAAATGCTTGCGGTGAGCAGCAATATGGGtacagaaataattaataagaacacaaaactaatataaaatgccatatttctcgagaACTTGTTATTCGTATTTCAAGAGTTCGAGATCAAGTGATCACTTTACTTCCAAAATACCTATGTGCTTCAacaaccattccgaaatataatttcaattaacaaataggatgaaataaaatttggttacCCTGGGCCAGGCACGCTGGCGTAtgaaatacgtcaatcttcgaaaaccaaggatttcatcaTTGAACGTACATTATAGGCTTGAATTATTtggtgtattcctacaatgtactttgaatgTTTATATTGCAAGTGTTCAAAGTtggaggtattgtagctaatttttttagatcagcaagaggaacccatTACACGTGGCGCATAAaatacgccgcgcgaccggccgtgtaccaccggtacctttatatttttattagctaTAAATGTAAAAGATTGacctaatttctacaaataaagattaatttaaaaaatggagtgttatcatatatgcacataccatgagcaaagtacgccattcgcccggttgcgTAAAAATAACAGTCGAGCCCGCTAGAGGGCTGTAAGCAATAATTACGCCAAATGCGTCTTGTGCTCGCAGCTTCCCAAAATATTCCGTAACCCTTCCATGGGGTCCACCAACTAATGTTATTTCTTCGAAAAAACGCCACTTTTATAGCCCCCTtgatctttcggtatgttttgaGGAGAGTAGCAAGTGTAGCCTTCATTATCCGCGGTTGAAATGGCATGTTTAAATatctaaacgccattatgatgataagaAATTGTGCCATGCCTTACCTTGCCGCAATtagaattaatgaaaaacttgacgccgtataatcacaatgaagacaacaattTAATCACCAAGAAGAAGCCCCGAACCCTGACCTCCTAGGTGGGAATGGCGTACGCTACCACAACCCCACCTGACCCATCTTCTAAGTGGAGCGAAATTtaattatatacggcttgtgaatatatcgcatgaaaaataattaattacagccaaactaaggcccattaaATGGAACCACTAATTCCCAAGGCCattaaaaatacggcattgaaaaagcggcgcaaggtacatggtctccccttgtaaaaCGCTTCTCTACTCTTCAATGGCAATTCTTATATAAAACAAATAAGAACATTGTTTCTTTCTAACAAATATCACTTCATTACTGCCAAACATATCTCTAAGAGTGGGAAGATAAATTATGACTAAATCTTGCTGATATTCAAAATAGTTTacacttaaaatttataaaatgatttaatGGCCAACGGACGAGTGCTTTGGGTAacgaattgaatattttaattgaaactatGATAGGCTCTGAAAAACGCtcccatcatttttttaaattaagaataaCTTGATCTCTCCTACGCAatgccacagagaaaaaaacactGGAATGTATTTTAGTGCAGATATGGACAGTGTTCATAGTTAATTAGGTAAAAAATGGAAGCTTAAAAATAGGACACGAATACATGATAATATGCGACGATAGAATAGGGGAATAATTTCTCTGAGGAATAAAGGAGGACTCACCGTCGCCTTGGCTATCAGTGTTGGCACCACGTGGTTACAGTACAAAGAGTGAAGGAGAGGGACATGCTGATGAAGAAGAGCTCTTCCTAATGTGGATCCATAATAAGTGATAATTCCAGGCACTGCCGCTGCCAGGTAACACACCTTACCCGCATGTGTCCTCCGATCCAATGCATATCTCATACCCCAATGGAACGCCCCGCCCCTCTTACTCCTCCCCACCTCCTGTAGAGCCCGCATCCACTCACATTCACATTCTGCATCGCTCTGTCCATATGGCAACGCCTCATTTCCAAAGACTAACTTGAGAGATAATTGCGAGAGGGCCCAAGCTAAATAAGTACATACACTTTTATCATTACTACCCGAGCAAACCTTCGCGCCGAAATACACAGTCTCAGTCTCCAAATCACAAAATGAACGCCATACAGTCCCATACCATTGAGTCCCGCCCAAGTCCGCAAACTTATACTTCATCCTTCCAATGTCATTAGACTCGCAGTCCACCACTATTTTCACCCGATCATGACCACTCAGATACTTCATTATACACTTAgtgatttcatcttcatcatacagtctctcataATACGTACGCATGGTGTCTACCCCATCTCCATATACAATAGTAGTCCTACACAACATGGCGTTCACGCACTCCTGCCTAGCTTTTGCCGCATCAGAGGGAAGCGCAATCACGGCAGTATCCTCTCCCAGGCCAAACTTAATGGACGTGACATGCTCTGCAGTTGAGGTAATTGCCTCTTCCAAGCACCGCAAGAGTTCGTCACGTCCACACACCTGTGCTTTGAGTCCCTTCAAGGAGAAGGTCAACTGACGCagtagaaatttcatttcattcctcaATGCATCCACGGAGGACTTCAAAGATGCAATGTCTGTATCTGGTGTGGCCACGGGTGTTGGGTAGGTAGCGCTCGTACTGAATGACGACTGAAGGTGACGCCTTATCACCTGGTCCCTGCGGTGTACCAAGGACACCAACTTTAGTACTTCTGAGCGCTCCATGTCTTCAGAGAAGCAACGAGCCATCTCCTCAGCTAAAGACAATGCGTCCACTTGATTGTTATCAGTCAATTCTGGTTTGGCTCCTCTCGCCAGTAGTTCCTCCACGAAATCGGCCTTCCCAAGACTCACTCCAACATGCAAGAGGGTTTTTTGCCGCACGCCCCTTGCATCCACATCTTCCAGCATGTCCAGCAGCACTTTATGCTGGAGAAACGAACCAGTCACCAATCCAGCAAAGAGCCTTTCCTCAACAAACTCCTTAGCGACTCTATCAGCACCGTTGACTGACATTATTACGAAAGTGTTTCTTGGGTTAAGCTGACAGTAATATGCCAATTGAAACAAGAAGTGGTTCCAAGGGTCGCCGAAGGGAAATGCAGAATATCAGCGTTtacacaaaataatgaaatttatctgcaaataaacaaaattaaaatcaaattattaccttaaaaataGTCAAAGACGGTGCCAAAAAAGCATACTGGCGCATTTgagatttaataaaatatgttttttgcatAATACGCaacgataaataaaataaaaattgcccaAGAGTGAAATTTATGTAATGCCTTCACAGCCAACATCCTTAGTACgatggaatgaataaaaaatctacAGAAGAGGGAATCATTCTCGCAGGCAAActatttcagggaaaattttgAACGTGAAAGAAATAGCGAATGTGTCATTCGCTCTGTGACCCAGAATAAAATGGAATGCTCAGGTTTGAAAGTCTTGAAGCTGTataggaaattaaaagaaaataaaacaaatccaAGAGGTGCCCGAGTGTGAGCGTGGTTTTCCTAATTCTATAATTTTGTCTGTTTCTTACTGTtgtaagcggaagcttcgcaaacctgaatgtgtaTGTGATTGAGACCCTTGCGGAAATGTGTTCTTTAGAGCCAATCTGCAAGGTGAGTGACTGAGTtattttgtttcatagtgttttagcttgatTTCCGTGTATTACCCCCCTGAcagccttgtaacttcccaccccctcaccttgcccaccaaagagtacggccttggggaatttattttctttcaactgttcaactgCCGCAGATCGTTCAATAACTTGTACCGTATACAAAAATTTATGCTCAGACATGATAAGATGATACAATTGGCAGCGAAAATAATAGGATAACAAAAGTAAATGGTAAAAAGAAATTAGTGCGATACAAATCTTCCTGAGTGACATATAAATAGCAAAGAGAGATAGTGGCAGAAATTTGTCAGAAAACTCTTGATCTCTTCTACACTACTTTCTAGAGGACACAAACAGTAATACAACCCAACCGTCGGATTGAACGTGAAGTCTTACTTCCCTTGTTGCAGTCCGTTGAAGCCGGGCTGACACTGGTTTTCCCTCCACGCATCCTATTTTCTCTTGGAAATACAAGTTACTTAACCTCTCAATGATCTATTCAAAATGCCATGCCATCGGACTAAAACCCAAAAACCATGGAATATTTTGACGATGGAGGAGACCTCCACTCACAAGATATCATGCTTCATGGATGCGCCGTCACTCCAATGATCTCCCTCCAGTTTGTCTCTTATCTCCCTTTTATCAACTTTCCGACTATCTCTTATCTCTCCGATATCCACTTTTGATCTTGCTTGGGAAATACGCCCTCACAAGAATGAATTCTGTGCGCGTGACCATCTACATCTGTGTCCCACTCTACTTGCAGTAATACAGAAATTGACCAACATTTTCACTACGGATGACGCCAAAATATACGCTCAGTGTaggaaatttcttttaattaaaattaaaaactccaAAGAAGAATATCAAAAGAGATCTAATGATTGTGACCTAAGATAATGTCACTTCTCGTTGTTGAATATAGAAATTTTCTCATTCAGCCATGGTGAAAAACACTCATCAAAAGTATTCAAGTCTTTGATATATGTCCGCGTTGCCACCAAAACTATCAGATTCACATGCAGTCCACTCAACAGGTGAATGTTTTCTTTGCTTGATCAAcaactattatttaattataaatgcagatTAATGCTTGCAAATGCCACGAAAATAGTAGAATAAAACAAGTATAACACCATTGAAGATTGGTGGAATCACAAGAACTAAAAAATGCTGAGATTATAGTTTGATGATCGTAAAGGAATGTAAACAGAAGCGCTGAAATGCATACCTCTTTACATATATTTAACGTGTAATATTCACCAAAATCAAAACTCGTGCGACCGTACACaacgaaattgaaaaatattgtggaTGCTTACCTGAGTTGAATAGGGATTTAAGTTTTGAAACGTGAATAGTACGTCAATTGGACAAAGTGCGTTTGTTAGTTATTAACTgatacaaaatgtatttgaaagaaagaaatcaaATGCTGTCTGACCTAAGGAAAAATGCATTCTTCATAATTATACACTGTCAAACCTAGTATTAAACCATGATATTTGGAGCATTTGTCTACTGTACACATATCACATAATACACGTTGAAATTGTTTTACTTAGTTCCATAAATatcaaattgagaaaaaaattaaatctgtcACTAATTAGGGGTAAAATCCATGTATGCACAACACTCAGACCACATGAGTGGGTATCGAATTCGATATGACCGATAATtcggtagaaataaatttttatcgtccaaagaaatttgaaaattcagaAAGAATCTTTTTCATGACCTTTGATGAGATTTAGCTTTTATGCAACGAGTTTTTCTCCGCTTTGAGCGCGATTTTTTGTTGCACAACTAAATCTCCcaacagattcttacagtgcaaCAATTATCGCAAAAACGTCAAACATTTGCAAATGCCATGGAACCCCGACTGAGAAATCTTTATTTCAAACCGCTGAAAAGGATGTCACGCATGTCTTAAGTTTTATCGTAAACGTCAAATGAATAGAGGGTTAGTCCACACTTAAAGAGACTCATGACTACTGAAGATATTCCACTCCTTACTGGCTTTACTTTCCTTTATAAAAGGGTGCATCAAAAAAGTAATGATGTAATTTCTATATTCGGAAAAAAGAAACCTCTTCCCTTAAAAAAATGCCTTATTGACAGTAATTGTACAAATCGACACAGGAAATGgaggtaaataaattaaatgatataatatattttccaaaaaatgaaaagtagataAGATTTTTTAAGCCTTAAACAAGACCAAGGATGAATAATAGCCTCTAATTAAACTTATTTTCGTCCCCATCCTGAATAAGCAAACACCAGCTTACGTATTTTGGAACTCCacaaatatctattctattcattAGGCTTGCGAATGGCCATCgattcgtttttcttttgtttgtataTTCGTGACGTTCGTGACCAAACTGCTCTAAGAAATCTACTCCTCCCTTTGTTTCATTGTGGATCGAGATCATTTTGGATATCCCATTCTGACTTACCTCCCAAGAATAGTGCTTCGCGGGAAGAAGTACTATACTCTAATTTATTTCggaaaaaacgaaattaaaatagCGTTCTTCCTAAAACCAAAGAGTACTGAACCTTCTAGTTTTCACATACTTTGAAGAAAAGCATACGATAGAAATTACTTATATTCTTTATAACTGTCCCGACTGTAGAAACCCCATTTGGTAGGCGTATCTTTGCCGGTTCAAGGCCTGTTAAATAGTTTATACAAGTAATATTATGATTACTTCCTTTGAAACTTATGTCAGTGTTAGTACTACGCCTGTGGCTAAATGGGGATCATAGGTGTTCGTGCCTTCCTTGCACTCAGCTTGTTCTGATACATCACTCTTATGGTCGCTTTTGGAATCTGAAGATTCGTTGGATGTGCTTTCGATTTCTTCCGCTAAAAAATGTTGtattatctttcttattttttgccaATGCACGACATCCTGCCAATAAAAAacggttaaatattttattaatggacAAGCCTGCGATCTCATGAACTAAAAATGAAGATCTAGCTTCCTATAACGAAAATGCCACATCGAACAACGGTACTTTGGAACGCAGTGAGCTCAAGCTCCAGCAGTACCTGAAAAAGCGGAACCTACTACAGTAACCTTCTTGCTTCATGAACGTAAGGACACTAGAAAATATAGTGAAGTACATACGAACTCAAAAGTGAAACATAAAACCACTAGGAAGAAATGAGGTAATCCCCTAAATATCGCACCATACCACATCAAAAGCAGTCTTAAAATTTTAACAGGAGTGATTCCTTCAAGCAACGATCACATTCCGGGAAGGTTATGCGACATACACAGAGCACGTTACAAAATGACTAGAAGATGTAACGTGGGTTTACTCTTTTGTAGATGGTGAAAGAGGATGAAGAAATGAGAGGCTGGGAAAATTTCTTTCTAAAGGAATTCAATAGTAAAATGGAGAGTCGGAGGTACATCTCATCTAATTTACGTGGTAAACTTTGCAGTTAAATGATACATAAACTGTCTATCAAGAAATGATTGAGAGTTTCTGTCCAAAATGTCCCAACTTTGACAAAAGTGGAAGACCTTTTTAAAAggtttctataaaattaaaaatttagcttcCGTCGATAGTAATTGGAAAGAATGCCATAGAGGATATATACTATAGATCAAAAACATCTTAAACACCCACAAGTAATTGCGTGGGCCAAATATGCGACCGGCGcaatgccacgggatcgcacgctggtagagcggtgaattcgcttACAAGATacctgtagcgttcggagcttcatattTCATCCATATGCGGACACAATTTTTATGTTTCTCGttgtaaaggaatatttttctattataattcaGTCATGTACGGGACCTCCTAGCATGCGTATTTGCATGCGCCGCCACTGCTCGGTATACGGCGgcatttgcattaaataaattccTCCACTCGACGGACATGCTTATTTAAAACATGGCTATCACACAGTAATTGATAAGTGAAATACAAGCATAGATTAAACGCGTGCATAACTACTTACCTAATTGGTTAGGCAATCTGGTTTGAATAGGTACTCGCTTCTTCTCGGACTTTCCTATTCCCAAAACAGAAAGGGCTATactgaaatgcaaaataaattacttcttttagtTCCTTGGAATATTATCTATACTCATAGGAGGCAAATCATCTTCCTTAATGGTCCCATTTAACTCTCAGCAACTTGAGCCCGAAATGATGGAGTAATACCTCTTAATTAACAAGGCTTGAAGAAAAAAGTGGAGGATCAATTCCTCAGATGCATCTCCCACGAAGTATATGCATCCTTTGCCTTAGAGTGAGGCCTTTATACACACACAGCGGGCTTATCTTATCACATATGCGATATAAAATGACGGTTGTCTAGATATTGCCATGTAACGATTCTGCCAGTCAACGCTTGAGCAAAGATAATTGCGACACTCATTCGAACATAATTGATAAGAAGGATTAACATCATGTTTTACTGTTATTCATTGAATTACAGTCAGGCCGCCGAAAGTTTCCCGGTGACATTTCGAAGGGTGTAGTtgggggtagggggcaaggttgccaggtaagaaagggaaacgcccacatcacacaTAAACGAAAGGGTTCCTGGAAGAAAGCAGCCGGAAGGGACGATTATCTTGAAGGACCAAAATGAAGAATCCCCTTCtcttcaacttaaggctggacggcgatgTTTGgcggaacttggtgacaggaaagataatgaagatacactgttgtatgttccacagaagttttaataacagACCCAAGTTTTGACATAACACTGTTATTTTCAAGTTGAAATAGGTGTCATTTTCAACCTTAAAAATGATAGTGTATCGTCAAAACCTGcatcggttattaaaacttctatggaacatacaaaagtgtatctttattatgtttccaatcCCCTGCTTTggtgattcaaagaaagggcttgttttggtggctaaAGGTTGTTTCAGTACTTCATATGAAAGTGACAACGCtgtatgactgggcgagggtgtgaggtgcgtttggagTTAAGTGATTGGGTGCTACCTGTGCTGTCGCAGGGTCCTCCGCCCCTTCTTTTGAACTTCCATCGGATAATTCTCGCGGCTGGacagaaattgcaatattttatcaGCTGATGGGGATATGGGGTCAACAGATGAAGGTAACAGATTTTGAGTCGACCTCACACAGGCTGACGGTGCCTCTACATTACTTCACGGAATGCGCGGATGAGGCAAATACAATTATAGGTAATAGGAGACTAATAAAACATACGGCGATTTTATCGTGCAGGCGATCAGCGTTTGCAGCACCTTGCGGAAAAAAAACTCGTTTAATTTCGCCGCTCGACGCGTGTGACGAAAAGCCTTTTCTCTCATTTATGGACGTTGATGCGGCTCTTCTAcagaattcaaattaatttgtCTGCATTTCTTCGAAGATTTGATtgacttttttcatgaaaaatcaataaattcaaatgactactaaatattattttattcgtgattttttgaaataattgttataaaattttgctaTGAAAAACCATATTAATTAATAGTAAAACGCGTTTTCAATGAAACGAATTCACAATTCATACGACGAAACTGAATATTGGCCGAAAATGAGgcgcattatttttattaaaataagttgTAGGGGTCGAATCACCCCTAGCCGtcctaggtagcgcgaaactcccgtcctcctagtgtgaatttacatggtaaattcgaaaaatattttatcagacgaCGAGAATCATGTACTTCGTtcaccgtcgtactatggtagacgtgattatgagaagaaaataaaagaaatacactgCAAAATAGGGATATTTAaaatgacattcttccctcttacTATTAAGGATAACAACggtgtctcaattgataggattaatggcgtcagtCGCttggatgactcattgcatgtttttgcATTGTTCTAAACTTACATGTATTTGCTTTAAGAATTATTGACctttggtaattttttattaatatgcatgtatattttgctggtATGTGTAATATATCTATGccggtgcggtgtgcatgtggcggtcctatttcatgttggtgatttgtcaccccctgccaaagaccctagAGGAGGCTCGCTGGGTCTTGTGTAGTTGTATGAGATTCTGAGCAAAGCTCAGAGGGCTAAGACACGGCAGGttgacaaaaggcgttcgattgcCCCAGGAGAAGGCGTGATGCCCACA from Ischnura elegans chromosome 13 unlocalized genomic scaffold, ioIscEleg1.1 SUPER_13_unloc_4, whole genome shotgun sequence includes:
- the LOC124173217 gene encoding uncharacterized protein LOC124173217; this translates as MSVNGADRVAKEFVEERLFAGLVTGSFLQHKVLLDMLEDVDARGVRQKTLLHVGVSLGKADFVEELLARGAKPELTDNNQVDALSLAEEMARCFSEDMERSEVLKLVSLVHRRDQVIRRHLQSSFSTSATYPTPVATPDTDIASLKSSVDALRNEMKFLLRQLTFSLKGLKAQVCGRDELLRCLEEAITSTAEHVTSIKFGLGEDTAVIALPSDAAKARQECVNAMLCRTTIVYGDGVDTMRTYYERLYDEDEITKCIMKYLSGHDRVKIVVDCESNDIGRMKYKFADLGGTQWYGTVWRSFCDLETETVYFGAKVCSGSNDKSVCTYLAWALSQLSLKLVFGNEALPYGQSDAECECEWMRALQEVGRSKRGGAFHWGMRYALDRRTHAGKVCYLAAAVPGIITYYGSTLGRALLHQHVPLLHSLYCNHVVPTLIAKATR